One genomic window of Bactrocera dorsalis isolate Fly_Bdor chromosome 4, ASM2337382v1, whole genome shotgun sequence includes the following:
- the LOC105231327 gene encoding uncharacterized protein LOC105231327, whose translation MDTLFDQLKTETPANLKTAESTNTRELLKASKRSPSPESHTNSQTPNKTKKLSTETKPLDNTAVRRESMPPPATTFVRKNISKSRSLSPPKGLIVRPFKVLLERKKIESSDCKNQNLSKTSKTSTFIKKAADFTGSAVKNGEKSPKKSTPTKAQQKLFDPDVLVKAQQLTHFNVKRCKVRLLRQDLAKLKREFHAKEKKQTQNKKSYLKNSGKNNKSNRMLPSGKSPNSKHGGICDEKESKQSSGFFIKINALTRSPKSKTKAEGLLKEKRSLQKLSAGAIAKKVNAAAAISSTKPTKFTRTHLIKMYGKRVFCSRVKIERCSHPMMLIFESNARARRLQAKRSKSKNLSVSFRDQVEIFGDSSDSEEADISSVCDPDVASTSEAAMKSANPIPISLTVTPARLKKVENGKVVDDIELDPSLFVVPVVASTPFASPGKKKREKKSFSPLKGDGTPSPRKEQLKLANEKMPPSSLRRLTAAEVDEEDDEDDECEYIVPIEIPERRISRTSSANTMDDIASEKTNEASNSDLEPTPIDAIDNTGTVQDTSGESFVSAVDSSQPASTNQSSNTEPEAMKNIENLTTDKVIDEIKSVEDNKNVVGETKQQTIDVELAELPQLTRIDSVSPSQSLNDIVNTFMCNENAVGSKEALQTMKDDIELISNTNIISDLKTNDNQSPENICITGTKLRDTLDDDISLQLFVDDDTTANSNFLGDSAIEDSEIVDGIVNERIDEISKDKHLGSTVEATNLLSSEVTTE comes from the exons atggataCGCTATTCGACCAACTAAAAACAGAGACGCCggcaaatttgaaaactgccgAGTCTACAAATACACGTGAGCTTTTAAAGGCTTCTAAGAGGTCACCTTCTCCTGAATCACATACAAATTCGCAAACTCCCAATAAAACAAAGAAGTTATCGACAGAAACTAAGCCTTTAGATAATACTGCAGTGCGTCGTGAATCAATGCCTCCACCTGCGACGACATTTGTCaggaaaaatataagcaaaagtcGCAGTTTATCACCTCCAAAAGGCCTAATAGTAAGACCATTTAAAGTTCTCTTAGagaggaaaaaaattgaaagctcAGATTGTAAAAATCAGAACCTTAGTAAAACATCTAAAACTTCAACATTTATCAAGAAAGCAGCGGACTTTACTGGATCAGCAGTAAAAAACGGAGAAAAGTCACCTAAAAAGTCAACACCCACGAAGGCACAACAAAAGCTATTCGATCCAGATGTGCTTGTTAAAGCACAACAGTTAACACATTTTAATGTAAAACGCTGCAAGGTGCGTTTGTTAAGACAGGATTTAGCAAAACTTAAACGAGAGTTCCAtgcaaaagaaaagaaacagacgcaaaataaaaaatcatatcttaaaaatagcggtaaaaataataaaagcaatagAATGCTACCTTCAGGAAAGTCGCCGAATTCTAAACATGGCGGAATTTGTGACGAAAAAGAATCCAAACAGTCATCTgggtttttcataaaaataaatgcacttACCCGTTCACCCAAGTCAAAAACAAAAGCTGAAGGattactaaaagaaaaaaggtCTTTACAAAAGTTGAGTGCTGGGGCAATTGCGAAGAAAGTAAATGCAGCCGCCGCAATTTCAAGCACCAAACCAACTAAGTTTACGAGAACACatcttataaaaatgtatggcaAACGCGTATTTTGTTCTCGTGTTAAAATCGAAAGGTGTTCGCATCCGATGATGTTGATATTTGAATCGAATGCCCGTGCTCGCCGGTTACAAGCAAAACGATCAAAATCGAAAAATCTGTCTGTCTCTTTTCGCGATCAGGTTGAAATATTTGGAGATAGTAGTGATTCGGAGGAAGCAGATATAAGTTCGGTATGTGATCCAGATGTAGCGTCTACATCGGAAGCTGCCATGAAATCAGCGAATCCGATCCCGATCTCTTTAACTGTAACTCCAGCTCGTCtcaaaaaagtggaaaatggtAAAGTTGTCGACGATATCGAATTAGACCCCTCGCTCTTTGTTGTTCCAGTAGTTGCAAGCACGCCATTTGCCTCGCCAGGTAAAAAAAAGCGTGAAAAAAAGTCCTTTAGTCCATTAAAAGGGGATGGTACGCCTAGCCCACGCAAAGAACAGCTTAAATTGGCGAATGAAAAAATGCCTCCAAGTAGTTTACGGCGATTAACTGCGGCCGAAGTTGACGAGGAGGACGATGAAGACGACGAGTGTGAATATATAG TGCCCATTGAAATACCTGAACGTCGCATATCTCGAACTAGTTCCGCCAATACCATGGATGATATTGCTTCGGAAAAAACTAATGAAGCATCAAACAGTGATTTAGAACCTACACCTATTGACGCAATTGACAATACCGGCACTGTTCAAGACACATCAGGAGAAAGTTTCGTTTCGGCTGTGGATAGTTCGCAACCTGCTAGCACCAATCAATCTAGTAATACGGAACCTGAggcaatgaaaaatattgagaactTGACCACTGACAAGGTTATCGATGAAATTAAATCTGTTGAAGATAATAAAAATGTGGTAGgggaaacaaaacagcaaacaaTAGACGTGGAATTAGCAGAGCTCCCCCAACTTACACGTATTGATTCAGTGTCACCTTCTCAGTCGTTGAACGACATCGTCAACACTTTTATGTGCAATGAAAATGCTGTTGGCTCAAAGGAAGCACTCCAAACAATGAAGGATGATATCGAATTGATTTCGAATACAAACATTATCTCCGACCTAAAAACAAATGACAACCAATCACCTGAGAATATTTGTATAACCGGTACAAAATTGCGAGATACATTAGACGATGACATATCTCTACAGTTGTTTGTTGATG ATGATACCACTGCTAATTCAAATTTCTTAGGGGACAGCGCAATAGAAGATAGCGAAATAGTAGACGGAATTGTAAATGAACGTATTGATGAGATTTCTAAAGATAAGCATTTGGGTTCTACCGTTGAAGCTACGAACCTTTTGAGCTCGGAAGTGACAACCGAGTGA